The Priestia megaterium NBRC 15308 = ATCC 14581 region GAGCACCCTTTTATATCAATTCTGTTAACGCGGATCAAAGGTATTTCATTCCATGTTTGAACGGGAATAGGTTCGTAATCGCCATGAGGAATAGGCTCATTAAAGATAGCGTAATCATCAAAGTTTCCTTCTCGACCGTAGAAAAACGGATACTGTCTCCGATCAGCTAAAGCTTTATTAAGTAGATGAATTTCTGTTGAATCTCCAATTTGGCAAAAGGAGCTCGCCGACAAGGAATTAATTTCTATATAATTAACAGAAGATGTGCGTGAAAGCATAGGTAAGCTCCTTTATGATAACGATAGTGGCACATAAGGTCCGATAATCAATGATTCAGCCGGCGTATCAAATGTTGAGGATAGAGAGATGTAATTGGCATCACCAATTAAAAAAAGAGAAGAAGAAGATACGCCTGTAATACTAACGTCTCCAACAAGCAATTCGCGGTTTACAACGTTAAAGTTCATGAAGGGGGTCCACCTTTCTTTAAAGATTCAGGTAAATACGTTAAAAATGCATCAATTCCTTTTTTCATATCTTCATAAAGTTTACCGATAATTTGAGGTTTAATTTGTTCAAAATTTCGTTCCATTTCTTCCGGCTGAACTTGCTGTATATAAAAAGTAATCCGCTGCTGCAGCTGCTTTTTAATATCTTCTAAAATAAACTCGTAGTACGATTCATCAATCATCATCGAGCGCTCATCAAGCACATGTTGAACTATAGAAAATCCATATTGATTAAGCTCAGCTAAAATCGTTTCGTGGATATCAGAGACCCACTGTTTTTCTAGCTGGCGGTCCAATGGTTTTAAGCTAGGATTTTGTGGTCCAGGACCTCCGGGTTGTCCCGGCTGCTCACCTTGAGGCGGCTGCCCTTGTGGCTGAGCTCCTTGCGAAAACGTTACTTCTGGTTTCTCATTGATAATGATATCTTCTAAATTATCAGGCGTAAGAGGGTTTAATCCAATATTTAATGTTCCATCTAATGAATCAATTTTTAACTGTTCAAATTTATATTCAATTTTATCAATTTTAATAGGTGGCTGTTCACCTAACTCTTTTATTTTTTTCTGAAGTTCTTGTACGTTTTTTTCAAGCTGAGCAATGCGTCCTTCTTGCTGCTGAATATACGAAGACATTTGCTGAACATACTGATGTACCTGCTGAATATAGTCCATGTTATCCACCTTCAATCACCTTGATTCCCTTATCTTCTGATAAAGAAAATAGTTATATATATACATATGGCGATGAAGGTTGTAACATGTCAGTCGTTGTCTCGAACTGGGGGAGTTAACGACTGTGAGAAAGGAGCTGGGGCAGTGCCCGCGCCGGTTCCGGGAATAAAGGTAGAAGGGGAAACAGATCCAAGAATGCCTTTTTTTGTTTCAGTAGGTGCAGCGCCTGTAAACCCTCCTGTATTAAAGAGATTTGAGTTTGGTTTAATAACACCGACACTTCCAATTTGAAGTACCGAAGAGTTACTTACAGCACTGATTTTCATACTTTGAATACAGATACTTTGATTCACATAAAAGTTCATAAGCATCCTCCTGTATGAGCTTCATTTCTATTATAGATTTCCAGCGACATTTTGATCATTTACGTCATTGTCTGACGTATTGGTTGAGCTCTGCTGATTCACAACATATAATCCGTCACCTGTATTAAACGAACCTGCGCCAGCAAATGTTTTAGCAGTGGAAATAGGGGCTATTGTATAAACATCTCCAATATGAAAGACGCTGGCTGAACCAACACTGTTAAGATTAACAACACCAACAATGGCAGGCATAGGCAAACACCCTTTTAATTTAGTCTAGTAACAGCATATGAAGCCTAGACAAAAAGGTGATTAATGCTTTTTTCTTATCTATATGCCGAGAGTAAGCAAAACATTAAAGAGAGGAATGGAAATAGTAAACATTGAAGAAAAACTTTTGCGTTCGATATAATGTGAAAGCAATAATGAAATAATGTAAGGTGTGAAAGAATGAAACGTTTCAAAATGAACGCAGCTGATAAAGAACAGCGCATTGAGGCAGCAGATGTATTAAAAGGAATCGCGCTTATTGGTATTTTGCTCATGAACATGCCGAATTTTTATTCACCTGCTTCCTATTACGACCATAATTTGTTGGACGGTTCAAGAATGAATTATGTTGCTAATGGATTGGTTGATGTAGTTGTAGGGCAGACAGGCTACGCGCTGCTCGCTATTTTGTTTGGATTTGGTTTTATGAAAATGTTCCAGCGTACATACGAAAGGCAAGTAAGCTTTACTCCTTTTTATGTACGAAGAATCACGGCTTTGCTTCTTGTTGGTGCTATTCATGCTTTATTTATTTGGCACGGTGATATGATTGTGATGTACAGCTTCTTCGCTTTGATGATGCTATTTTTTCAAGAAGCAAAGAAAGAAGTGTTATTAGCGTGGGGAATCGGAATATTTAGCATTTATGCTGTGATTATGATTGTTATTTTAACAGCAGCGGCTTTTGTTAACGAAGGAGAGACAGCAGCGGGAATTCACCAGCCTATTATTGACCAGGCGCTTCAAGCATATGGACACGGAAGTCTTGTGTCAATCTTTCATCAGCGCTTGCTTGATTGGTACTACGCGTATAATTTAAATACGGTTCCTTTTCTGTTTTTATCGCTATTTCCACTGTTTTTATTAGGCGGTTTTATGGCAAAAAGCGAGTGGTTCGAAGAAATAGAAGAATATATAGTGGAGACAAAGTGGCTTTGTCTTATTTCATTCATCGTGTATGCAGCATCATCTGTATTGCCGTATGTTTTAGATCACAATGTAGCGACATCGTATATTCACGATACAATCGGAGGAACGGCAGGAGCAATTTTTATTGTAACGTTGGTCACATTAGCTATGCGAAGTGTATCTATTCAAAAAGTCATGCAGCCATTTGCCCTTTTGGGGAGAATGATTTTAACTAATTATATTGTCCAGTCCATTGTATGCACATTTCTTTTTTACTCATATGGGTTAGGATACTACGGACATATTTCAATTGTAGAAGGCTTGGCTATTGCGGGGATTATCATTTTTATTCAACTGCTGGGAAGCCGGATATGGATGAGCCTATTTTCAGATGGACCCCTTGAAAAACTCATTCGGTATGCTACTTATGGACGCAGCCGCTAAAAATCCTTTTCCTTCCTTATATTATTGGTGAAGGAAAGGTTTTCATGATATGATATTTTCAGAAAGGACGTGAGATGAATGGCTCCACTACATATTCATGTAACGCTTTGGACATTATTAATTATCTCGTTTGTGGTTTCGTTGATTTTACATCGAGCAGGTAAAGCTAAAGGTCAAAAAATCCTACATATGGTGGCGAGACTCCTATACTTATTAGTATTAGTATCAGGTCTGCATATGTTAGCGGCTTGGTACCATTTTCAAGGCGCAGCGCTCATTAAAGGAATTGCCGGAGTGTTAGTGCTTGTGGGAATGGAAATGGTACTTGTTCGTACTGAAAAAAGAAAGCGTACAGGCGTTGCTTGGGGAGTACTTGTAATTGCGCTTATCTTAGTATTCTATTACGGATATGTCGTACTAGGATAAGAAAAAAGCTATCTTGGATAAGATAGCTTTTTTCTTTTGCTTTAATCTAAAAAAAGATTCATTGAACGTTCTCCATCATTAACGGTATATTCAAATCGATCTAGGTGATGTGTGCCTCGTTCGAATAAATGCTGAACGGCACAAATTTTTTCCTCATTGTCATAAATGATAAAATTAGCACCTTTTGTATCACCGTCTGTCGGTAAAAAACATAATGTGTTGTGACAGTAAATACAATCATAAAGAGAGAATTTTAATGAATTTAAGTGCTGAGTGAATGATAAAAAGGTCTCTTTCGGTAGTGATTGAAGAAGCTGTTCGTATGCATAAGGTAGCTTTTTAGTCAGTCTTAGCTTATCCCCATTTCGCAATAAATACGTTCCATCGTGAAGCTTTATTTGACGGTCATCAACCATAATGGCTTTTTCCCAGCGTGTATCAATAAGAAGTTCTAAGGTATCATCCATTACTTCATGGAGCATGGAAGCTTCGTCACTTTCATCTTCAAAGAAAATCCACTGTGAATCAACACATTCAACCGTACCAATCACGAAGGAACGCGGCTGATTGTTCAGAGCTTGTTGTTTAGAATAATGATTCATAATCAAACCTCCGTGTGAAATTTATCCATATTTTTTTATTGCCTAAAAAAGCTCTCTTTATAACTCGAAAGTGAAAATAAAATATAAGGACAATTCAACTGTAACTATTGCGTGCATACAATGGCATTATTTCATTCATAAACAAGAGCGTGAAAGAAAGGATGATAAACGATGTGTGGTATAACGGGTTGGGTCGACTTAAAGCGATCGCTTTTAAATGAAACAGCAACAATAACAAAAATGGCTGACACTTTATCGAAAAGAGGTCCTGATGACACCAACGTATGGACACAGCAGCATGTTGCTTTTGGGCACAAACGCTTAGTTGTAGTAGATCCTCAAGGCGGAAGACAGCCCATGACAAGAGAAAAAAATGAACAGCTCTATACGCTTTGCTATAATGGAGAGCTTTACAACACGGAAGATATTCGGAAAGAATTACTAAAAAGAGGTTATCAATTTCAGGGACATTCAGATACGGAAGTACTTTTAACATCTTATATAGAATGGAAAGAATCATGCGTAGATCATTTTAACGGTATCTTTGCTTTTTCAATCTGGGATGAAGCCAATGAAAAGTTATTTATAGCACGCGACAGAATGGGAGTGAAGCCCTTATTCTATCGATCTTATGAAGGTGGAATTCAATTTGCATCGGAATTAAAAGCGATATTAGCTCATCCTGAGGTGAAAGCGGAAGTAGGATTAGATGGATTAGCAGAAGTGTTTGGCTTAGGACCTTCTCGTTCTCCCGGCCACGGCGTATTTAAAGAAATAAATGAATTACGCCCGGCTCACGCGCTCACGCTTACTCGTAACGGGTTGAAAATTTGGCGATACTGGAACGTGAAAAGTGAGCAGCATACAGATGATTTAGGTGAAACTACAGAAAAAGTTAAATTTTTAGTGCAAGACGCGATTGTAAGACAGCTAGTGTCGGATGTCCCGGTTTGTACATTTTTATCAGGTGGAGTAGATTCAAGTGCCATTACAGCAATTGCTGCAAATGCGTTCAAAGAAAGCGGCAAGGGCTCTCTTCATACGTATTCTATCGATTATGAAGATAATGATAAATTTTTTAAAGCAAATGAGTTTCAGCCAAATTCTGATGGAACTTATATCAAGCTCATGTCGGATACGTTTCAAACAAATCATCACCGCTGCATTATTTCAACGGAGGACCTTGTGCAGCATTTAACAGAGGCTGTAGAGGTGAGAGACCTTCCTGGAATGGCTGATGTAGATTCATCGCTGCTTTGGTTTTGCCGTGAAATCAAACAAGATTTTGTTGTGAGCTTATCAGGAGAATGTGCGGATGAAATTTTTGGAGGATATCCGTGGTTTCACCGAAAACATGATTTGTCTTCGGATACCTTCCCGTGGATGCGTTCATTAGACGCTCGAATTGATTTGCTGCAAAGTTCATGGAGAAAGAAATTACAGTTAGAAGATTATGTGCGTGCAAGATATGAAGAAACATTAAAGGAAGTGCCTGAATTAGAAGGTGAATCGTTAGAAGATGCGCAGCGGAGAAAGCTGTTTTATTTAAATCAGATTTGGTTTATGACAACTTTATTAGATCGTAAAGATCGTATGAGCATGGGCGCGAGCTTAGAAGTACGCGTACCTTTTGCAGATCATCGTCTTGTGGAATATGCATGGAATATTCCGTGGGAGATGAAAATGACGGGCAATAAAGAGAAGGGGATTTTACGAAAAGCGCTTGAAGGAATTTTGCCTCATGACGTTCTTTATCGCAAGAAAAGCCCTTATCCTAAAACGCATAACCCAGCTTATACAAAAGCTGTAACTGTATGGCTTCAATCTCTTTTACAAGATAAACAGTCACCTCTTCATGAATTTTTTGATAAGCAACAGTTAAAGCATATTATTGATACAGGCGGAGAAGGATTTAAAGCACCGTGGTTTGGTCAATTAATGACAGGACCTCAGCTGCTAGCTCATCTAGCTCAAATTCACGTCTGGTTTAATCACAATAATATTCAAATTGTGGAATGACAGGACCCTCTCAGTACAGAGGGTTTTTTTTATGAAATAAAGTCATCTGTTTCTCTTTTTTGTACGTTTAACTAGAGAAGAAGACCGCAGTCTATTTTTGTATAACTTTACATAGATATAAAATAAAAGCTTGAAAGCACCGAATAAAGGGAAAGTGTACTGAAACTCTGGAAAAATGGTACAAATGTCATATTTTAATGGTTTAGTTATTGGTAATTTTATGATTCGAATAAAGACAAGCAGTTTATCGTTGTGTTTAATAATAAAGATTTGTATAATGTTTGTATAACTATTGTATAGGGTTAGGAGTGTATGTATGCAAAAAAACGTAATCGTGATTGGAGCAGGTCCAGGAGGACTAGCGGCAGCGATGCTGTTAGCAAGTCATGGCTATAAAGTAGATGTATATGAAAAGCAAGGATACGTGGGCGGGCGAAATTCAGCGATTAAAATGTCGGGTTATACGTTTGATATGGGTCCTACATTTTTGAGCATGCCACAGATTTTTGAAGAATTATTTCAAGCTGCTAATCGCAATGCGCATGATTATATGGACTTAAAGCGTCTAAATCTCATGTATGAGCTTATTTTCGATGATGCGCAGATTCAGATGACGGATAACCATAAAAAGATGAAAGAAGAAATCGAACGTTTATACCCAGGAAACGGAGAAGGCTATGAGCGCTTTATGAAAGACACCGAAGCAAAGATGGCGGCTTTGCTGCCTTTATTGCAGGGCGAGATGGATCGTTTTCATCACTATTTAAAGCCTGAAGCAATTCGAGCACTGCCGCATTTATCCTTAGGTAAAACGCTCTATGATGTACTTGGCAAGTATTTCACTGATGAGAAATTGAAATTAGCTTTTACTTTTCAATCGAAGTACTTGGGAATGTCCCCTTGGGAATGTCCAGGAGCCTTTTCTATTTTATCGTTTATGGAACACGCTTACGGTATCTTCCATCCAATAGGAGGAGTAAACCAACTATCTCAAGCAATGGCAAAAGTAGTGGAAGAACATCAAGGGCACATCCACTTAAACCAAGGGGTCCAAAAACTATGGATTGAAAATAAGAGAGTAAAAGGAATTATTCTAGAAAATGGAGAGCGAATAGGGGCAGACGACGTCATTATCAATGGAGATTTTGCTCATGCCATGACGAATTTAATAGATGAAGGTACCCTTAAAAAATATGCAGTTAAAAAACTTGAAAAGAAAAAATACTCTTGTTCTACTTTCATGATTTATCTAGGCATAGACAAACAGTACAAAGACCTGCCTCATCACACGATTGTGTTCGCTGAAGATTATAAAAAAAATGTAGAAGAGATCACAAAAACGCTAGCTCTTTCAGAGGACCCTTCTATCTACATCCAAAACCCAGGTGTAACAGACCCAACTTTAGCACCGGAAGGAAAGTCTGCTCTTTATATTTTAGCGCCGGTTCCAAATAATTTCAGCGGTGTAAACTGGGATGAAAAACAAAAAGATTTTCGGGATGCAGTATTAAAAATTGTAGAAAAGAAAACGGGTTTCAAGGATTTAGAGAGTCATATTGAAGTTGAAAAAATCATTTCACCAAAGCAGTGGGAAGAAGACGTGCTGGTCTATAAAGGAGCGACATTTAACCTTGGACATCAGCTCACTCAAATGATGGTGCTGCGTCCGCATAATAAATTTGAAGAATTAGAAAACTGCTGGCTAGTTGGAGGAGGAACTCATCCAGGAAGCGGTCTACCAACTATTCTGGAATCATCTCGCATTACGACAAAGCTCATCTTAAAAAGAGACGGACAATTACTGAATGAGCCGTTTAAAACCATGAAGGAAATGGAGAGTGCATTATGAGAACAGCAATTGTTGGAGGCGGCATAGGCGGTTTGATTACCGCTTTGTTATTAAGCAAACGAGGATTTTCTGTTGATATTTTCGAAAAAGAAAACAAGCTTGGCGGCCGGTTGGCGTTTGTAGAAAAAGACGGTTATAAAATTGATGAAGGTCCCACGATTGTCTTACTGCCTTTAATGCTTGAACGTATTTTAGATGAAGCAGGCATTTCCGCTTCTCAATATGAACTAATACGCTGTGATCCACTTTATGATATTCATTTTCCAGACGGTACGACCTATACAAAAAAAGCGATTGAAAAAGATCAGTTAGAGGAAATTAGCCGTTTGTTCCCAGGCGAACAGCAAAACTACCGGCGTTTTATGACTGAATTAAAAAAGCGATTTGAATTAGGAAGTAAGGCATTTTTGGAAAAAACATTTGTAAATAAACGAGATTTTTGGACATGGCAAAACATCAAGGCATTAAAAAAAATGGATGCAAATAAATCAATGAGAAAATTTGTTTCAACGTATTTCCGTGATGAACGTCTAGTAGATGCCTATTCCCTGCAATCTCTCTATATTGGAGGAAATCCTTATTCGGCGCCAGCTATTTATTCCCTTGTTCCTTACAGTGAGCATGCTCATGGCATCTATTA contains the following coding sequences:
- a CDS encoding spore germination protein GerPE, with protein sequence MLSRTSSVNYIEINSLSASSFCQIGDSTEIHLLNKALADRRQYPFFYGREGNFDDYAIFNEPIPHGDYEPIPVQTWNEIPLIRVNRIDIKGCSFSSVIHIGSTCNVYAEARIKHIRELINDELSKEAETGTSSSASSQASSSE
- the gerPC gene encoding spore germination protein GerPC; protein product: MDYIQQVHQYVQQMSSYIQQQEGRIAQLEKNVQELQKKIKELGEQPPIKIDKIEYKFEQLKIDSLDGTLNIGLNPLTPDNLEDIIINEKPEVTFSQGAQPQGQPPQGEQPGQPGGPGPQNPSLKPLDRQLEKQWVSDIHETILAELNQYGFSIVQHVLDERSMMIDESYYEFILEDIKKQLQQRITFYIQQVQPEEMERNFEQIKPQIIGKLYEDMKKGIDAFLTYLPESLKKGGPPS
- a CDS encoding spore germination protein GerPB, which produces MNFYVNQSICIQSMKISAVSNSSVLQIGSVGVIKPNSNLFNTGGFTGAAPTETKKGILGSVSPSTFIPGTGAGTAPAPFSQSLTPPVRDND
- a CDS encoding spore germination protein; protein product: MPAIVGVVNLNSVGSASVFHIGDVYTIAPISTAKTFAGAGSFNTGDGLYVVNQQSSTNTSDNDVNDQNVAGNL
- a CDS encoding DUF418 domain-containing protein, translated to MKRFKMNAADKEQRIEAADVLKGIALIGILLMNMPNFYSPASYYDHNLLDGSRMNYVANGLVDVVVGQTGYALLAILFGFGFMKMFQRTYERQVSFTPFYVRRITALLLVGAIHALFIWHGDMIVMYSFFALMMLFFQEAKKEVLLAWGIGIFSIYAVIMIVILTAAAFVNEGETAAGIHQPIIDQALQAYGHGSLVSIFHQRLLDWYYAYNLNTVPFLFLSLFPLFLLGGFMAKSEWFEEIEEYIVETKWLCLISFIVYAASSVLPYVLDHNVATSYIHDTIGGTAGAIFIVTLVTLAMRSVSIQKVMQPFALLGRMILTNYIVQSIVCTFLFYSYGLGYYGHISIVEGLAIAGIIIFIQLLGSRIWMSLFSDGPLEKLIRYATYGRSR
- a CDS encoding DUF1516 family protein, with translation MAPLHIHVTLWTLLIISFVVSLILHRAGKAKGQKILHMVARLLYLLVLVSGLHMLAAWYHFQGAALIKGIAGVLVLVGMEMVLVRTEKRKRTGVAWGVLVIALILVFYYGYVVLG
- a CDS encoding DUF2777 domain-containing protein gives rise to the protein MNHYSKQQALNNQPRSFVIGTVECVDSQWIFFEDESDEASMLHEVMDDTLELLIDTRWEKAIMVDDRQIKLHDGTYLLRNGDKLRLTKKLPYAYEQLLQSLPKETFLSFTQHLNSLKFSLYDCIYCHNTLCFLPTDGDTKGANFIIYDNEEKICAVQHLFERGTHHLDRFEYTVNDGERSMNLFLD
- the asnB gene encoding asparagine synthase (glutamine-hydrolyzing) — translated: MCGITGWVDLKRSLLNETATITKMADTLSKRGPDDTNVWTQQHVAFGHKRLVVVDPQGGRQPMTREKNEQLYTLCYNGELYNTEDIRKELLKRGYQFQGHSDTEVLLTSYIEWKESCVDHFNGIFAFSIWDEANEKLFIARDRMGVKPLFYRSYEGGIQFASELKAILAHPEVKAEVGLDGLAEVFGLGPSRSPGHGVFKEINELRPAHALTLTRNGLKIWRYWNVKSEQHTDDLGETTEKVKFLVQDAIVRQLVSDVPVCTFLSGGVDSSAITAIAANAFKESGKGSLHTYSIDYEDNDKFFKANEFQPNSDGTYIKLMSDTFQTNHHRCIISTEDLVQHLTEAVEVRDLPGMADVDSSLLWFCREIKQDFVVSLSGECADEIFGGYPWFHRKHDLSSDTFPWMRSLDARIDLLQSSWRKKLQLEDYVRARYEETLKEVPELEGESLEDAQRRKLFYLNQIWFMTTLLDRKDRMSMGASLEVRVPFADHRLVEYAWNIPWEMKMTGNKEKGILRKALEGILPHDVLYRKKSPYPKTHNPAYTKAVTVWLQSLLQDKQSPLHEFFDKQQLKHIIDTGGEGFKAPWFGQLMTGPQLLAHLAQIHVWFNHNNIQIVE
- a CDS encoding phytoene desaturase family protein — translated: MQKNVIVIGAGPGGLAAAMLLASHGYKVDVYEKQGYVGGRNSAIKMSGYTFDMGPTFLSMPQIFEELFQAANRNAHDYMDLKRLNLMYELIFDDAQIQMTDNHKKMKEEIERLYPGNGEGYERFMKDTEAKMAALLPLLQGEMDRFHHYLKPEAIRALPHLSLGKTLYDVLGKYFTDEKLKLAFTFQSKYLGMSPWECPGAFSILSFMEHAYGIFHPIGGVNQLSQAMAKVVEEHQGHIHLNQGVQKLWIENKRVKGIILENGERIGADDVIINGDFAHAMTNLIDEGTLKKYAVKKLEKKKYSCSTFMIYLGIDKQYKDLPHHTIVFAEDYKKNVEEITKTLALSEDPSIYIQNPGVTDPTLAPEGKSALYILAPVPNNFSGVNWDEKQKDFRDAVLKIVEKKTGFKDLESHIEVEKIISPKQWEEDVLVYKGATFNLGHQLTQMMVLRPHNKFEELENCWLVGGGTHPGSGLPTILESSRITTKLILKRDGQLLNEPFKTMKEMESAL